A region of Haliotis asinina isolate JCU_RB_2024 chromosome 7, JCU_Hal_asi_v2, whole genome shotgun sequence DNA encodes the following proteins:
- the LOC137290722 gene encoding uncharacterized protein isoform X1 has protein sequence MASSRQDDMTSARDVTSSRETINGNDGLRMSSNPHTTTQAETDGTHPEGEPFQKMKTTLNRLKSVLKETFIENEEEPRKGYPLKAMRVRNIDDRIVETREIQKLVAKVDYLTQLIREMSDQSDRKRVELERENAALQGKLQDAVAVAAASERNCEDLKKQLQDLTEKQKLNQTETSLDNPNMHVLLRRSVSLDDLGNSDLCCDCPCRRWKSTTTIATRDTGFSEANVDNLQKDVGELRKKIEELLEASTKCPTPTTSCPSLPALIKGFCVNIQDAVSSERSRMNAFCRCLGVNHCRLRQLTDEHDYRHDLPSLFWTVIYEWNSMNSTQANRATMLYQLIQACEECRVSNPLEVRPMPTKDHLIIEKTYSYLVEHLIVEPALVYLRDSQKVTPNIVKYVQDPQSRPDQVQRFVEVLPVCGHQALDIFVDALRKSGQEHIANQIVMFNPKRFSMPNSFPANMALYAHNDTDGPKKKKRIFKSPFKLFRSKKNKYEVNV, from the exons ATGGCGTCAAGCAGACAGGATGACATGACGTCAGCACGGGACGTGACTTCGAGCAGAGAGACTATCAATGGGAATGATGGGCTACGCATGTCGAGTAATCCACATACGACAACACAAGCTGAAACTGATGGAACCCATCCAGAG GGAGAGCCTTTCCAGAAGATGAAGACTACACTCAATCGCCTGAAGAGTGTTCTAAAAGAAACCTTCATAGAAAATGAGGAAGAGCCAAGAAAAGGATATCCCCTAAAAGCAATGCGAGTACGCAATATTGATGATAGAATCGTG GAAACCAGAGAAATACAGAAGTTAGTCGCCAAAGTCGACTACTTGACGCAGTTGATAAGGGAAATGTCTGACCAGTCGGACAGAAAACGGGTAGAGCTGGAGAGAGAGAATGCTGCCCTGCAAGGGAAGCTTCAGGACGCTGTTGCAGTAGCAGCAGCCTCTGAAAGAAACTGTGAAGACCTGAAGAAACAGCTACAGGATTTGACAGAGAAACAGAAGCTCAATCAAACAGAGACCTCTCTTGACAACCCTAATATGCATGTTTTGCTTAGAAGGAGTGTATCCCTTGATGACCTCGGG AACAGTGATCTGTGCTGTGACTGTCCTTGCCGGAGGTGGAAATCAACAACCACAATTGCAACCCGAGACACAGGCTTCAGTGAGGCCAATGTT GACAACCTTCAGAAGGATGTTGGCGAATTACGGAAAAAGATTGAAGAATTACTAGAAGCTTCCACGAAATGCCCCACACCGACAACCTCGTGCCCATCACTTCCGGCTCTAATTAAGGGATTTTGTGTCAACATTCAAGACGCCGTCA GTTCAGAGAGGAGTCGGATGAATGCCTTCTGTAGGTGTCTTGGAGTGAACCACTGCAGACTTCGTCAGTTGACGGACGAACATGACTACAGACACGACCTGCCAAGTCTGTTCTGGACTGTCATCTACGAGTGGAACAGCATGAACAGCACCCAGGCAAATCGGGCCACCATGTTGTACCAGCTCATACAAGCGTGCGAGGAGTGTAGGGTATCCAATCCATTAGAGG TGCGCCCGATGCCAACCAAAGACCATTTGATCATTGAGAAAACCTACTCCTACCTTGTGGAGCACCTCATAGTTGAACCAGCTCTGGTCTATCTGCGGGATTCACAGAAGGTAACTCCGAACATAGTCAAGTATGTGCAGGATCCCCAGTCACGTCCAGACCAAGTCCAGAGGTTTGTTGAAGTCCTGCCCGTGTGTGGACACCAGGCTCTGGACATCTTCGTTGACGCTCTGCggaaatctggacaagaacACATCGCAAACCAAATTGTAATGTTCAACCCCAAAAGGTTCAGTATGCCAAATTCCTTCCCAGCTAACATGGCTCTGTATGCACATAATGATACTGATGgaccaaagaaaaagaaaaggatATTCAAGTCGCCATTCAAACTCTTCAGATCAAAGAAGAACAAATATGAGGTCAATGTCTAA
- the LOC137290722 gene encoding uncharacterized protein isoform X2 — translation MASSRQDDMTSARDVTSSRETINGNDGLRMSSNPHTTTQAETDGTHPEGEPFQKMKTTLNRLKSVLKETFIENEEEPRKGYPLKAMRETREIQKLVAKVDYLTQLIREMSDQSDRKRVELERENAALQGKLQDAVAVAAASERNCEDLKKQLQDLTEKQKLNQTETSLDNPNMHVLLRRSVSLDDLGNSDLCCDCPCRRWKSTTTIATRDTGFSEANVDNLQKDVGELRKKIEELLEASTKCPTPTTSCPSLPALIKGFCVNIQDAVSSERSRMNAFCRCLGVNHCRLRQLTDEHDYRHDLPSLFWTVIYEWNSMNSTQANRATMLYQLIQACEECRVSNPLEVRPMPTKDHLIIEKTYSYLVEHLIVEPALVYLRDSQKVTPNIVKYVQDPQSRPDQVQRFVEVLPVCGHQALDIFVDALRKSGQEHIANQIVMFNPKRFSMPNSFPANMALYAHNDTDGPKKKKRIFKSPFKLFRSKKNKYEVNV, via the exons ATGGCGTCAAGCAGACAGGATGACATGACGTCAGCACGGGACGTGACTTCGAGCAGAGAGACTATCAATGGGAATGATGGGCTACGCATGTCGAGTAATCCACATACGACAACACAAGCTGAAACTGATGGAACCCATCCAGAG GGAGAGCCTTTCCAGAAGATGAAGACTACACTCAATCGCCTGAAGAGTGTTCTAAAAGAAACCTTCATAGAAAATGAGGAAGAGCCAAGAAAAGGATATCCCCTAAAAGCAATGCGA GAAACCAGAGAAATACAGAAGTTAGTCGCCAAAGTCGACTACTTGACGCAGTTGATAAGGGAAATGTCTGACCAGTCGGACAGAAAACGGGTAGAGCTGGAGAGAGAGAATGCTGCCCTGCAAGGGAAGCTTCAGGACGCTGTTGCAGTAGCAGCAGCCTCTGAAAGAAACTGTGAAGACCTGAAGAAACAGCTACAGGATTTGACAGAGAAACAGAAGCTCAATCAAACAGAGACCTCTCTTGACAACCCTAATATGCATGTTTTGCTTAGAAGGAGTGTATCCCTTGATGACCTCGGG AACAGTGATCTGTGCTGTGACTGTCCTTGCCGGAGGTGGAAATCAACAACCACAATTGCAACCCGAGACACAGGCTTCAGTGAGGCCAATGTT GACAACCTTCAGAAGGATGTTGGCGAATTACGGAAAAAGATTGAAGAATTACTAGAAGCTTCCACGAAATGCCCCACACCGACAACCTCGTGCCCATCACTTCCGGCTCTAATTAAGGGATTTTGTGTCAACATTCAAGACGCCGTCA GTTCAGAGAGGAGTCGGATGAATGCCTTCTGTAGGTGTCTTGGAGTGAACCACTGCAGACTTCGTCAGTTGACGGACGAACATGACTACAGACACGACCTGCCAAGTCTGTTCTGGACTGTCATCTACGAGTGGAACAGCATGAACAGCACCCAGGCAAATCGGGCCACCATGTTGTACCAGCTCATACAAGCGTGCGAGGAGTGTAGGGTATCCAATCCATTAGAGG TGCGCCCGATGCCAACCAAAGACCATTTGATCATTGAGAAAACCTACTCCTACCTTGTGGAGCACCTCATAGTTGAACCAGCTCTGGTCTATCTGCGGGATTCACAGAAGGTAACTCCGAACATAGTCAAGTATGTGCAGGATCCCCAGTCACGTCCAGACCAAGTCCAGAGGTTTGTTGAAGTCCTGCCCGTGTGTGGACACCAGGCTCTGGACATCTTCGTTGACGCTCTGCggaaatctggacaagaacACATCGCAAACCAAATTGTAATGTTCAACCCCAAAAGGTTCAGTATGCCAAATTCCTTCCCAGCTAACATGGCTCTGTATGCACATAATGATACTGATGgaccaaagaaaaagaaaaggatATTCAAGTCGCCATTCAAACTCTTCAGATCAAAGAAGAACAAATATGAGGTCAATGTCTAA